In Phaseolus vulgaris cultivar G19833 chromosome 7, P. vulgaris v2.0, whole genome shotgun sequence, the genomic stretch ATTGAatcaaaattttgatattttttttttatatttatactttttgaattttgaaatataaaattatttttatctatcaTTTTATCTCAAGCATAATATATCAGGACCAATTCTAAATCATTCAAACACTACAATGCTATATTTCACATCTTGGAattgttttcactttttttataaatattttgtagcGGATATATTAATAAATGTTATGTGTTTAATTTAATACTGAAACTTCATTAGAAGTTACATGTATAACTAATTAAAATCTGAAAATATAACTAGATAATAAAAAGAAGAGCAAATTATATTCTTGTTCTAATTATAAATAAAGTCATAAACATACCTACAAgcaaatcatgaaatagaaaccaaaataattaattacaataataactaaattagataccattttagaaactaaaaagaaatctggtttctaaattagtttatattattttctattattattaaattatttataaatttgtatctaattagcaactaaggtttttgctaccaaatttagaaactaaataattgatagttaaaactttaattgttaattagataccaatttaaaaactatttaacaataataaaaaataataaaaactaatttagaaacatttttttttaatttctaaaatgctctctattttagtttctattgtaactaattattttggtctctaaaaattaatttctatttcaatatagtgataataaatatttagaactTATTAAACAAAATCTCTATAGTTAACAAGTTATTGATAGAAGTAATACCATAATAAATATGACTCACTTTCCATAACAAGTAAAATGATAAAGTTAAAATAACTTGTTTAGTTATTTTTACTAGAATTTTTACAACATTTTTAGAgagttatttataataaattatgactAAGATCAGAAAAGGCTTCATGCAATTTGAGATATTTTGGAATATTCCAGAGTGCACCTTACGCACCAGAAAATTGAATCCAATAATTTGCCCTAAAAAATATCTCCCTAATCTAATCTTCCGAAAGACCCAAAAAACATCACAAGACGCAGCGTCGTCGTATCGAATAGTTCCTCCCTTAAGAAAAAGTGGCTAgaaattttgaagaaaagaaaaaacaaaccctcgaagagaaaacacaattacttgcactctctcttctcttcttcttcttcttctgcagTAAAACCCTAGCAATCGATCCTCACCGTTCCCTCTCCCTTTCTAGAACCTTCGATTCAAATCCTCAGATCCGTTTGCAAGGCTGGCGGGTATTTGGGTCAAGTAATGGCGGATCCGCCAGGTATCCGCCGCGACTTTCGATTCTCCATCATAGGGTTACCCCGTTTTCACGATTGTTTTCGCTGCCGTCAAGAgaacgaagaagaagaaaagtaaAGCATGCTGAGCGTGGTGCGCGTGCACCTGCCCTCGGAAATTCCCATTGTAGGCTGCGAACTCACACCCTACGTCCTCCTTCGCCGCCCCGACAAGAGCGTTTCCACCGACGATGTTCCTGAAACCGCCCCTTTAGACGGCCATTTCCTCCGCTACAAATGGTTGGTCTTCCGTGCAATCCTTTTTTTCCTTTCGGTCTACTTCTCTGCTTGTTAGAAGGCCCGATTGACTTTCCGTCAAACAAAGAAGAACTGTTATTGGAATTTgaaattcactataattttcagtCGTCATTAGTTTGTCAGGGTGTTGTAACAAAAACTGTTTTTCTTATTGTTTTTGGAGTTGAAAAGAAGTGTGCCAGTATTTGTTTTATCTCTCTTGTTTTTGGTTTGTTTTGAGCTTTTTGTGATATTACGAGTTAAAGTAAGTGTATGTGGTTTCACCAAGGTTTTTAAAACCGATTTTGGGTGTAgaggtttttaatttttaaattgaagttTGGACCTAGTTCAATTGTTTTGACAGTGTGGGAAACTGGAGATATTGTCAAGATTTCAAATTTTGACATTGTGTGAAATTACAGATAAATGTGGCCATTGCTGTGGTCAGGGAGCTCAACAACCTTTATATGTGGTCACAACCAAAAACCTTGATATATTGTTGTGAATTGATTGGATGATATGCTAGGTGCTGGGATTTTCCTGTGTTGGGTCCATATGTGTTGTGTGTAATAGAATGTGTCACAATTCTGGGTTGTTTAGATCCCAAATCTTGAGGCCATAAACAGCTGAACTGGTTGCCTTGGACGTTATGGCTATTTGATATTTCTTCATAATAATGATTAGAATTTTTTAAGTATGTCTTATGTAAGGCTAGGAAAGAGTTCAAGGATAGGATGAAAGCGTTGGCTGCATTGATGCAAATTAATTGAATGATATACTAGGTGCTAGGATTGTTGCAGAATCCATTTTCTGGCATAGGGATGTAACAGTACCTGAACCTGCTCCTGTGCATTTCCTCATACCCCATAGAAGATAAATAGCTTCTCTTGTAGACCTTCCTAGCATAAATCGAAACTTGTTCTTTGCAATTTCAGTCTCATCTTTTGATTTATGCAGTCACCTTTACCTTAATTTCATGCCGCAGGTCATGTGTTTAATCCCTATGTAATTTAACACAGTTCTGGATATTTCCCATTTTCTCATATATTGGATCCAGAGTGCTCATTTTCTATTCATCTATCATTTTAGATCTTGAAATCTCATTAAATAACTGAGTGATCTCTGTTGTGATTTTGACAAGTTTTTTTCTGGTTCCTGAGAGCTTACACAACCCTTCTCCTTGTTAAAATTATCCTCCATAAAGTTATGTTTTGTTATCTATAGATCAAATTTTCTCCATAAGCTTTGAATTTTTGGATTATGGGAACCCTTTTATAGTTTTTCCTAGATGCCGAGTTGAGTTCAAATGTAGTTAACAGTAAAAGATATCACACTAAAAATTATACTATTTCTGTAGAGTTTTACTGAATTATTTTGTTATACTTCCTATTATTGTTGTGAATAAGAAATTTGGTAGATCATCATCTTAGATGTATGTGAGACTCTCTGCTTTCTAATTTTCATGTTTGGTGCGACAACTCACAGTAACTAACAAATATTTGTAAAGTAATAAAGGATGTGGAGGCATCTTGGATTCCTATCTTATTGATCTCCAAAATGTCAATGATTACAGTCAACATCACATCATGAATCCAAGTTATTGGGGGTATCCTGTGTGCCTGTATATAGAGGCAGACAGGGTGTCACACCAACTTCCTCTAAACAAGCAAAGCTGGAAGCATTCTTGTGTCCAACTTGCATATGTAATATCCAGTTTTGTTACCATGATCATGGAAAATTATATGGGGAATATGCTTTTGTATTTAATTCATGGATATTATGTAGGGTAGTTTAAGATATATGCTGTATCTGCTCTTGCCTTCATAAGTTCATGTGATCAATTACATATAAACTATGATATAATGTCTGTACTATTTGAGGAAACTGTGTTACAACCTAACTACATAACATAAAGTGATACTGTGTTCCTTGATCAATTTTTATGTTATGTAGATAGTTCATGTGTTTCTTAGGCTATCATAGTTAATTTGTCTGCATTCAGATGGTCAAGCGGAGTAAGATATAACTTCAGGTTTTTGAGTACTGATGGCTGTATTATTTGTAACTGTCTCACGCAGTCTGGGTTTTGCCTGTAACTTTAATTTAAAAGTTGTTTGTGGTGATTGGTTGTGCTTGTAGTGTGAGTGTGTATGTTCTAAGGTTCAAATTCTCTATGTTGATACTCCCTCCccttttcatattttgtttttgggTTAGTTGGTATGTTCTGGATTCTTAGTTTGTCACTCATGAACCATTCACATATTTGTTTGCTAACTGCTATTcactttattaaatatatatttgatcCCAAGTATGCTTCCTCTATACACTTTCTATTATTCTGATTtaaacatttgatattttacTGTCTCACTCTGTCCTTTGGCCCTCACTTTTGGCAGGTATCGTGTACAGAGTGATAAAAAAGTTGCTGTCTGTAGCATACATCCGTCAGAGCAAGCCACACTGCAATGCCTAGGTTGTGTTAAGGCAAAAATTCCCCTTTCCAAGAGTTACCATTGCACCACAAAGTGTTTTTCAGATGCATGGCAGCATCATCGTGTCTTACATGATCGTGCTGCAAGTGCTCTTAATGAAAATGGAAATGAGGAGGAAGAGGTGTTTGGGCGCTTTAATAGTACTGGGTCTGGGGCAATAAATTCCAGCTTATCTGCTTCTGCTTCAAGTGCTAGCTTGGCAAATGGGTCTGCAACACCTTTGTATCCCGCTGCTGTAACACAAAGAAGTGGTGAAACTTGGTTTGAAGTTGGACGATCTAAGACTTATACCCCTACTGCTGATGATGTTGGTCATGTCCTTAAGTTTGAGTGTGTTGTAGTTGATGCAGAGACAAAACTGCCTGTGGGACCTGTTAACACTATACTAACTTCACGTGTCATTCCTGCTCCTTCACCTATTCCACGCCGGCAGATTCGTGTTGATGGAATGGGGCATATAGATGTGGATGGAAGAATGACAACTTCAGGAACTTTTACTGTTCTATCCTACAATATATTGTCTGAAGCATATGTCTCTAATGATCTATACAATTACTGCCCTTCGTGGGCACTTTCTTGGCCATATCGCCGGCAAAATTTGTTACGAGAAATTGTTGGTTACCGTGCAGACATTATTTGTCTTCAGGAGGTACATGAACATGTTCTTGCTTCTGATTTTGGTTGAAGAAACTTGTTTTATTTACTTGGCACTTTAACTATATATTTTGATGAGATTGGTTTGGTATTTCACTAAATGGAGGGGAAGTAGGAGTTGCAGTTACtatagaaacacttgttgaagacCCAGTAAGGAGAGTAGATGAAATGGATGTATCATGAAAAACTAtagaagaaaatcattaaaaaggATTTAGAGGTCTATTGTTTGTTGTCTATAACCACAGAATATCATGACATCATCTAATCCATGTAGATGTCCCACGTAATGGGCAAAGGCTTGGTTATTAtttttggtatttaaattaattatttatttcacttAATTGGTGTCATCTTTTAAGTTGAATtgctgtttatttttttaagatgtgATAATTGAATCAAGGAAACTAACCATGTCTACATGTTGTAAATGATTAGAACGTTCTTGTGAATTATTAAGTAACAGTAAACATTACCATAATTTCCATGCATGTGGATGTGTAGGGTTTTCCCCCCTTAGTTTTTGGGGTGAGGAGGGGTTGTTTCTATTGtaattatgaaaaatttaaGTTATAGTTCTTTATTCTCATCTGATCTCGATATCCTCATAGCTGACAACTTTTTTTCCCTCCAGGTTCAAAGTGATCATTATGACGATTTTTTCTCTCCTGAACTGGACAAACATGGATATTATGGTCTttacaagagaaaaacaaacgAGGTTGGTGCAATATTCTGGTCCTTGTGATCATaaacttcaaaatattttatatgctAAGCACTTTTTGTGGGTTTACAGGTGTACAGTAGCAACACAAATACAATTGATGGTTGTGCAACATTTTTCCGTAGAGACAGATTTTCACATGTGAAGAAATATGAGGTTGGGATTTCATTTTGCATATGGTTGTTAAGTtatatttctatacaaactaGAATGATGTGTTCTTGCATTCAGGTTGAATTTAACAAGGCTGCACAGTCTTTGACAGAGGCTACAATTCCAACCACTCAGAAAAAAAGTGCCTTGAATCGACTGGTTAAGGTGACTTATTTTGTGAAAGATTACATTTCACTTTTTGTGTTCAGAAAGAAAAAATGATCGTCTCATGTAATTGTTACTTACCTAGTGTTCTTGGTATCAGGATAATGTTGCACTAATTGTGGTTCTAGAAGCAAAAGTTAACAATCAACCTTTTGATAATCCTGGGAAAAGACAGCTTCTTTGCGTGGTAAGCTCTTTCATGTACAATGatgagtattttttatttgacattttcttttattacttATTTCATTTGTTTATTGTTAACCAGTTTCCTGATTGTTACCAcatttaagaattttttatcTGGTGACAATTGTGTCCTGAATGCTCTCCCTTCCTATCTATTATTCCTATATAAATACTATCCGACTGCAATTTTTTTACACATGTCATTTGGTTATGCATTGTGACGACCCACTCTTTTACTTTTCTCTCCTCTTCTGCTTTTTCCTCCCGTCCAGCAAAGCAAAGTATCTTACTCtggtaaatataaaaaattcaaatagtATAGAACAGATGAAGTTAATGGGTAATTTTCTTGAAACCATAATTGTGATCTTCCTCTATGATAGATATGCTATCTCTCCCGTGTACCTGTCCCCTTTTAGATTTAGGTTTAACTACTTTTTGAAGCAATTCTACTTATAACTCCTGACTCATATATCTTGTGAACTTTAGGCAAATACACATGTAAATGTCCCGCAAGATTTAAAGGATGTGAAACTGTGGCAggtaaattattttctatagtCTGTTCATATCAATAAGATTGTTTTGAACATTACTCTTgctaatatttttttcctcttttaggTTCACACTCTCTTAAAAGGGTTGGAGAAAATAGCTGCAAGTGCAGACATTCCAATGTTGGTTTGTGGAGATTTTAATTCAGTTCCGGGAAGGTTTGATGACTacttttctttgtaattttatttttgtttttactttttattttggaAGGATATTGTATTTATAATGGTTAATCTGAATTTTGTTGCAGTGCTCCTCATGCACTTCTTGCAATGGGGAAGGTAGATCCTTCACATCCTGATTTAGCAGTTGACCCACTTAACATTTTACGTCCTCACAGCAAGTTGGTTCATCAGTTGCCATTGGTAATGTATTTATTGAGCTGCATCCCATTAAGGAGTAACATTCATAATATGCACGTTTGCCTATTTTAGTTCTGTTTTTGTATCATTTTGCCTATTTAATATGTTGTTGGTAACAAAATTTAGGTCAGTGCATACTCATCTTTTGCGAGAACTGTTAGCCTTGGATATGATCAGCATAAAAGGAGACTGGATGGTGGAACAAATGAACCTTTATTCACAAATGTCACTAGAGATTTTATTGGCACTCTAGATTACATATTTTACACAGGTGAGTATGGTGTTATATCATTTTGCTAAATTTAAAGGCTAAATCTTAGTCACATTTTTATGAAGTGACATGACTTGTGGTTTCAGCGGATTCTTTGGTTGTGGAGTCATTATTGGAGTTACTGGATGAGGAGAGTTTGAGGAAGGACactgcacttccttcacctgAATGGTCCTCAGATCACATAGCTCTCTTAGCTGAGTTCCGCTGCTGCAAAAATAAATCTAGGCGTTGACGCTTATGGTAGGTACCATTCTCTGGCACCCACTCCACAAACGAGTAGCATGTttgataaattattattgaagaAGATTGATGTCATGAACTTTCTTTTGGTGCTTGGTTCCTTTAAAATTGTAAAGGCTGTAGAGTCTCCTGTTTATTAGCAGAAAAAAAGGGTGATAGGGTTGTGTTGTGTCATTTAGAGAGTGAGGGTGGAGACGAAGGAtgtaaattagaaaaataatgaGAGGTAGTGGAATTAGGTAGTAATTTACAATttgaattatgaaatagaaatgaCATTTGCTGTCAGTGTCCTAAAATTCCTAACAAACCGTGTAGCACCCATGTAATGCTGCCCTGTATCTGATTCCTTAGAATGCTGTTTTAACATTGGCATTGAGGACTTTCTGATATAGTCAGCCTTTGAATTTGTATGTTCCCTTGTTGAAATTGTTAAAGATGATCTCACGAACAACATGCACATTATTCTGCACCAATCCTACAAGGAAATGTTAATTGACATGAACACGGAAATTGTTATGATATCAGGAGCTACTCTTGTGTTCTCTGAGATTATTCTCAGTAGTATGCTGGGGGGACATAAGATAGCGTTAAACATGGTATAAAAGAATATTAAGTACTGATTGAACAAATATGTTGTCCTTTCCTGTCTATTTCATACCCTGCTTTGTGGTGTATTGTTTGCATGCTTTTCAAGGATTGTTTacctttttatttattgatgatCACTTTCAATCCTTGTAGGTCAGTTTCAGAgatacataaagaaaaaaaggCTCAAAGAAGCATTTGGTTGGTAAGTTTTTTGTAAAAATGGTAGATCATGCCTGTCTTTTCCAGGCATCTCCATGTGGGGATCATTGCAATGATCTGCTATGTATCATCATGTCACCTTTATCATagaaaaaattatgattttctGCCTTATTGACTTCTCTCTTTCTTCACCCCCTCCCCAAATCACCTAATTTTTCTTTCCCTTTAAAAGGGAATTTTCTCATAGATGCCTATTGGGGCTCCATACATCTTATTACTAGTAATAGTAAAGAGCTAGTGTACCTTTAAGACCTAGTTGCCACCTTGGAGCCCTATGCATAGAGCTCGAAATTCTCACATATCTGTCGTGTTAATCTTCAAAACTTAgataattgtttttgttttagatCTGTCCGTCAGAAACTTGTCAAATTTGGTATGGCGTAATTGATAATGATGTAGAATAGAATTCAACCGAGGTGTTTAACATGGGAGGAGATCTGAACTGTTGCAATGATTATATTGGCAAAATAGGAAGAGATAAATTTTGTGATTGTAAGAAAAGGCATGATCAGTAGTATTCTTGTATTGTTCGAAAAATCATTAGCATTCTCATTTCTCATTACAGTACgacaaaaaatgaaaattgtgtttttgcAGAATGTTTTGTTGGAGAAATATCTATTCGAGTACAACTTTTGACACAGATGATCGATATAATTATCCAGTTCACCCTCTCAAAATTCAAACAATTTTATGGATGTGCCTATATATTCCTATAGGAACCCATTCAATGCTCGAATCAGAACTTCCATTAACTGAAGCCATACTttctctttatttgcttgtaAAGTATCTTAATCAATGAAAAGTTTCACAGTATTTTGAAGAGTTCTTTTTCAATTAAAGAAACAACGGGGTTGAGGTGTTTTTAAAAATGCTTAATTAAAGATATCTTAAAAGACTGTTTAGTTTAGACTATgtttagaagaatttttttcttttaacagaaaaaaaaataaagctaTAAGTCCTCcatttaacttttataaaatttgcAATTAAAAGGTCATAATGAAATTTCCAAGATTACTTGtgtataaaaatttatagaaaatttcCAATTTTAATAAGCTATTTAAGTGGAATATGCGCTAACCCAAATGAAGGCTTCTTGATTTTGGTTTGAAGCCATTTTATGGTTTATTCTTCCTAGAAGGTTCAATAGTCTGTCATAATTGTATTCTTTTGAGGTTAATTTACTAAACGGATgcatttttttgaaataaaatgaaaaaattgtaACTGAAAGCatgatttttaaataaaaaagtaatttattttgaggtgttttaaaatatacttttaactatctttaaaattttttaaaatcagttTTATGAATGCCATGCTTAAAagtatgattttaatttttttttagaaattatgtCGAAAAGGGTACTatctttgtttttaaattatattttttaaataaagtatgTGGCGACATTGTTTTAgcttttgagttttttttttttaatttgttgtaTAATTTTGTGAGCATCCTAATAAGTGatttaatttcattctaaaTATCTCAACTAAATACGAAGTGGCTATcaaattctttttaaaaatcttgCCAAGTTTCCATCTTGCTTGTTACTTCTTGTGTTATCAATTTGGAGtcagaaacataaaaaaaaaaaacttagaaagATAGAGTTGTCTTTCATCTTCCTCCTATCTATTGTTTATCCATTTATCATTGTTTGTGCACCTCTTTCAAATTCTTTGAACTTTGAATTCATAATATAgttctttaataattttaaaggaTTAATGAGATCAAACAATGATCTCATAAcggttaatttaattaaatattggaCGACTCGTCAAATCACTTGATTTTGAAAAGgtttgttttgataaactcttcaCATATAAATAGTTCAATAGATTTGATTGTAGAAGTGGTCCAAGGTCTAAAATAATATTCTAAGtgtttgtattaaaaaataactgtatttataatttttatatttatgaatggtttgataattaataatgttttagcttcaatttcatatattttttcaattttctattattttaataataaattaaatcacTCACAATTCAGATAAAACATGTTTCAATTATTTcaccctaatttttttttatatcatgttAATCAATTATCCTCTTGAAACTCTTCACTCACTACATTAATGGTATAATAAGCCAATTTTTTGATACCTTCTCACTTTTCTTAAGGATGACATTACTAAAAATCCTCTTTCAAATTCTTTGAACTTTGAATTCATAAACAATTTGTTGCAGGTGATAAACAACACCATTTGAAATTCATGTTATTAATACTTTCcacaatatttatatttcttatcTCTTGATTCTCTTTCAACACAACTGAATCACTTCTCTTTAGTATGAAAGCATACAAAATCATAATATCATTGGGTGGGAAAGTTACGAGGCCCTTACATGCGAGAATTCAAAACTTTATAGGTAGGTAAAGAACATCACagattagtttttttattatataaaaaattcaaacaacaaATTGAAAATCTTGTATTTATTGGAACTAAGAACTTCAAACTAGTTTTTTGGAAAAGTTACATTAAAGACTTCTAAAAAACGTTAAAACTTATCATTTTCTTATGGAGAAATTTATCCAATCCAGAACTGTATATTCAAACAGTTTTGTTTATCAGGTCAGTCAAGATAAGAAACAGTTTTGTTGTTTGCTTCCTGTGTTAAAATTGTAGCTGTAGAATACTTGTACATAAGGGTTTTTAATACCCCACAAGACACAAATTTGTTACCACAAATTggtaaactaaaaaaataccaCATGCAGAAAAAAATGGCAAAAAATTGtgattaaattttcaaattttactcATTAGCTGTGCACTTTATAGCATTGCACATAGGGAAACAATTGTAGCAAGTCTTCACGGCTTCGTTTCTGCAAGGTAATAAAGGAACTATTAGAAAAACCAGTCCAGCTAATAATTGAGATTTTTCATGAAAGGAGTGAATGCTACCAATATACTCTTTCGAACAAGCTATTATtggttaaaatttattgaaaatcataattttttataggtCCCCCCACTCTTCATTTTGTAATCTTCAATAATTCTAACCAACAGTGaagtatatattataaatatagtaGTCTATTCAAGTAGGAATTTGCCTTGATGCCAATACATCCATTCACGTCAAGGGTTGTAATTTTGTTGGAACAGGACTTTGAGAGTGCCTCCAGACATTTGTCAGTCACACCAACTATTCCAAACAAGCTACACATGACCTTTCAACAAATCAGTACCAGAAGTGATTTTTGGATAACACATAGCATATCAGGTCACATCATATTATGAAAGGAGTACATTTTAACTATACAATAGAAATAATAGTTAAgattaattatttaaacttgAAGATGATTGTATGACTAAAATGTACTCTTCTGCAATTACCTTACGCTCAAATACCTTACACAAGCTTGGCCACTCGATAAATATGGTATGCCGAATGACTGTCTTGTGTTCAAATGCTATGAAAGAAGTATACCATCATTGCATGCCACAGGATTTAAACTTAACTACTCAGGCTATTATACTAAAATGTCATCATTACTTGCAAAAGTGAATGTCATGTAAAGTGTTGCAAGCTACATGAAAACTTGTAAATGGTGTAGTGAAACATTAAAGTGCTCCTCAATGGAACAAAAAAGTGAACATTCAAACTCGTTATCCTACCATATATCACGAGAAgaatttatgtttatagtatgacaagaacaaaataatttcagaaatcaagaatgCACCACCCAGTACTGTATATTCAAGTGCTACAATACAAATTACTCAAATTAATATACCTTAGAAACTGAAGAGAAGTGCAACCCTTTGCAATGGATATGACCCCTTCATCAGTCACACGTACACACCTATCATGTAAAGTTATAAATACGAGCACTTTACTTTAATATGATAGATAGATGTTCAGATTGAAGATTCATTTACCATGTCAGATTGAGAGATTCAAGGTTCTTGCACTTAGAAATACAAGAGAGTCCTTCATCTGAAAGATTCTGCAAGCCAAAATTGTATCTATTAGTAGTCTGCATTAGATAGGTTTGCAAAGTGATAACTGCAGAAACCCAATAATTTTTACCTGGGCACCACAAAGATCCAAAAACTTGAGACGTGATAGAAGGCATATGTTCCTGTAAGCTTCATCTGTGAAACTGAACAATAGTAATGATATGAATAATGAATTAATAAATTCCAGGGCAATACAAATTGAATTTAGTGTCAAGTTTTAGTGCCAACCTTGACAGTGCATAGAGATTCAAATGCTGAAGAAAAAGACATTTTTGCAATAAACTCTTCAAACCGTCATCTGTTAATTTGACGCAcctaaatatcaaaattatgaGACAAGACATCATCAGAAGATTGGTATAATTGACCCCAGTATTCATTTGCATCATCATAATCCTCCCACCCCAAAGTATCGCCTGCCTTACTGATCCATTATCTAGGATTATAATCTCATTGCGTGCAAGATCTTACAGAATCTGTTATAATTTACTGGTGATACCTAGTCAAATTTAGTGACTCTAGTTCTGGATAATTGTCAGCAACGAGTTGTACACCTTGGTCTGAAATATTCTGCAATTATCATAGAAAGTGCTTTGTTCAGACATTATACAAATACCAACTCTCAATAcacaattttcaatttattataaattataaatatgaagTTGCATTAAGGCACTAAATACCATCTCTTATCTAGATAAAACAAAGAGAGTAAGGGTTTGTTCGGAAGAACCTTTTCATAAACACTAACAAAAGAAAAGTAAGtagaaaaatgaaatatattcttCAAATGCTATAACTAGTGTATGCATCTTGTATTAAATTCTCTAAAAGCTTCTTTTTAACACATGCATAAGCTAATTTATCTTTTCAGGAAGACtatgtaattttctttttattttctgatcgcatcttttggaaaaactttatCCAAACAGACTCTAAAAGCATATTTAGTAATACTGTTAGAATATTCTTGGAAAGTTTTTATTTAGTAATACTGTCAGTGGACATTGGTAGTTGTACTTTACGTTGTTAATATATATGCTTTCTCCATGTATGAGCTtcaatatagaaaaaaaaaaggattataTGTAACTTGCATATAGGCCTCTAACAAAGTGCCTGTAGGTTATAACTTGGTAGCTAATGTCCACTGACAGTATTACTAAATATTCTGCTTGAGAGAAATATTCTTATTCTACttttgacatctcagttagacTGACACCCCAAATAACAAAAATCaactgccatcacatgaaaaaaatattattaaaaaaaaaggcaT encodes the following:
- the LOC137830667 gene encoding carbon catabolite repressor protein 4 homolog 1-like, which gives rise to MLSVVRVHLPSEIPIVGCELTPYVLLRRPDKSVSTDDVPETAPLDGHFLRYKWYRVQSDKKVAVCSIHPSEQATLQCLGCVKAKIPLSKSYHCTTKCFSDAWQHHRVLHDRAASALNENGNEEEEVFGRFNSTGSGAINSSLSASASSASLANGSATPLYPAAVTQRSGETWFEVGRSKTYTPTADDVGHVLKFECVVVDAETKLPVGPVNTILTSRVIPAPSPIPRRQIRVDGMGHIDVDGRMTTSGTFTVLSYNILSEAYVSNDLYNYCPSWALSWPYRRQNLLREIVGYRADIICLQEVQSDHYDDFFSPELDKHGYYGLYKRKTNEVYSSNTNTIDGCATFFRRDRFSHVKKYEVEFNKAAQSLTEATIPTTQKKSALNRLVKDNVALIVVLEAKVNNQPFDNPGKRQLLCVANTHVNVPQDLKDVKLWQVHTLLKGLEKIAASADIPMLVCGDFNSVPGSAPHALLAMGKVDPSHPDLAVDPLNILRPHSKLVHQLPLVSAYSSFARTVSLGYDQHKRRLDGGTNEPLFTNVTRDFIGTLDYIFYTADSLVVESLLELLDEESLRKDTALPSPEWSSDHIALLAEFRCCKNKSRR
- the LOC137830668 gene encoding F-box protein At3g58530; its protein translation is MQMEEHGSTEAESKEDIWCRETVPKVFKLVCCTLSLSHIDLVSLLLVSPSLHRTLLSSQPLWENLHLRELKNAGNRLIAALSLPRYRNVKQINLEFARDVDDTHLNHLKDKCFNSLQSLESLNLNCCQKISDTGIEAISSCCPRLKSFLIYWNLRVTDRGLQYIVKNCKHIVDLNISGCKNISDQGVQLVADNYPELESLNLTRCVKLTDDGLKSLLQKCLFLQHLNLYALSSFTDEAYRNICLLSRLKFLDLCGAQNLSDEGLSCISKCKNLESLNLTWCVRVTDEGVISIAKGCTSLQFLSLFGIVGVTDKCLEALSKSCSNKITTLDVNGCIGIKKRSREDLLQLFPYVQCYKVHS